A single Bacillus sp. HMF5848 DNA region contains:
- a CDS encoding A24 family peptidase, with amino-acid sequence MEIYLFVLLYSLLIASFLNVVGLRVPLGQSVVKPRSACPTCKRTLGALELIPVVSYVLQRGKCKNCGEVISPLYPIMELTTAILFTISPLLVGWSKELIVAWSLISLLMIITVSDIKYMIIPDKVLLFFLPLFSIERMFIPLTPWWDALAGAFVGFSLLYLIAFVTKGKGMGGGDIKLYGVLGIVLGTKLTIVSFFLAAFIGALVGGIGLALRLLQRNKPIPFGPFIVIGTLIAYFFGHELINIYLDLIGYY; translated from the coding sequence ATGGAAATATATTTATTCGTATTATTATATAGTTTGTTAATAGCCTCCTTCCTCAACGTCGTCGGCCTGCGCGTGCCGCTTGGGCAATCGGTTGTCAAGCCACGCTCTGCTTGTCCGACGTGCAAACGAACGTTAGGAGCGCTTGAACTTATACCAGTTGTATCTTACGTACTACAACGCGGAAAATGCAAAAATTGTGGGGAAGTTATTTCCCCACTTTATCCTATTATGGAGCTTACGACAGCTATTCTTTTTACGATATCACCGTTATTGGTGGGATGGTCAAAGGAATTGATTGTTGCTTGGTCTCTTATATCGTTATTGATGATTATAACCGTATCAGATATCAAGTATATGATAATTCCTGATAAGGTTCTTTTATTTTTCTTGCCGTTATTTTCCATAGAACGAATGTTTATTCCGCTCACACCTTGGTGGGATGCTCTTGCCGGTGCTTTTGTAGGCTTTAGTTTGCTTTACCTTATCGCTTTTGTCACAAAAGGAAAAGGTATGGGGGGCGGCGATATTAAGCTTTATGGCGTGTTAGGAATAGTGCTAGGGACAAAACTAACGATTGTCTCGTTTTTTTTAGCAGCCTTTATAGGAGCATTAGTCGGAGGTATCGGACTAGCTTTGCGGTTATTACAAAGAAATAAACCAATTCCGTTTGGACCGTTTATTGTGATAGGCACACTCATTGCATATTTTTTCGGACATGAACTTATAAATATTTATTTAGACTTAATCGGTTATTATTAA
- a CDS encoding type II secretion system protein: MLKKLTKNLKNQRGLTLIELLAVVVILGIISAIAVPSIGGIINKTKNDATVAEAVQIINAAKLHTASNPTKVDLDHTDLGQYLDNIKDTGLDYTVKIVKEDSSGNAIDPWEYRLDNHDSISIVKDAISTITTDYVTEDNLLKYSGN, translated from the coding sequence ATGTTGAAAAAACTAACAAAAAACTTAAAAAATCAACGCGGTTTGACACTCATCGAATTACTAGCAGTAGTTGTTATCTTGGGTATTATTAGTGCGATAGCGGTGCCGAGTATTGGTGGAATAATTAACAAAACAAAAAATGATGCTACTGTTGCAGAAGCAGTACAAATTATTAATGCAGCAAAATTACATACTGCTTCTAATCCAACAAAGGTAGATTTAGACCATACAGATTTAGGACAATATCTTGATAACATTAAAGACACAGGTTTAGATTATACAGTTAAGATTGTTAAAGAAGATAGTTCTGGTAATGCAATTGACCCTTGGGAATACAGATTAGATAATCACGACTCTATATCAATAGTAAAAGACGCAATATCAACAATAACAACAGATTATGTTACTGAAGATAATCTCCTTAAGTATTCTGGTAATTAA